A stretch of Pomacea canaliculata isolate SZHN2017 linkage group LG6, ASM307304v1, whole genome shotgun sequence DNA encodes these proteins:
- the LOC112566170 gene encoding uncharacterized protein LOC112566170, whose translation MSAITDLSICIRGFVNMNVPQVVETVVYACLGTLVTLVGVPTNIINCLLFWRQGLRDRMNVCLFSLSLAHGSFFVIVFFTFPVASIIRLHDLVLSQEYFSKVTLALTGVARGFYLTSSIINMAVAVDTCVCVVFPHRAASIMRTKTMASLIVSCFLLTQGCYVPFPFSYSAAKMSTVNCTYWFPVYTQFYDNNKLFLYLFRNVTLETVFPVVILTVVTVTTIVTVKTLRTAMMWRENTSCVANNIQRRQVALNKMLTMVAIVFIVTYIPHVACQLSFWFVVDRFSDSYVTDQFMAVISITSVVYQVNGCLNIFIYYHRSSRFREESHSLLRCLTSHPSDVTKVER comes from the coding sequence ATGTCCGCCATTACAGACCTAAGCATCTGCATACGTGGGTTTGTCAACATGAACGTGCCGCAGGTAGTGGAGACTGTGGTGTACGCCTGTCTGGGGACTCTGGTCACCCTGGTCGGTGTAcccaccaacatcatcaactgtcttcTCTTCTGGCGACAGGGTCTCCGAGATCGGATGAACGTGTGTCTCTTCTCGCTGTCGTTGGCTCACggttctttctttgtcatcgTGTTTTTCACATTCCCTGTCGCTTCAATAATCCGCCTCCACGATCTTGTTCTTTCTCAAGAATACTTTTCTAAAGTCACATTAGCTTTGACTGGTGTTGCTCGCGGTTTCTATCTGACATCCTCTATTATCAACATGGCGGTGGCTGTggacacgtgtgtttgtgtcgtcTTTCCACACCGTGCTGCCAGCATTATGCGCACCAAGACGATGGCATCGCTGATAGTCTCGTGTTTCTTGCTGACTCAGGGTTGTTATGTACCGTTTCCATTTTCTTACAGTGCTGCAAAGATGTCAACTGTAAACTGCACCTACTGGTTTCCTGTCTACACTCAGTTTTACGACAACAACaaattgtttctgtatttgtttagaaatgtcACTCTTGAAACTGTATTTCCAGTTGTCATTCTGACTGTCGTGACAGTAACAACGATTGTCACAGTCAAGACACTGAGGACAGCGATGATGTGGCGAGAAAACACAAGTTGTGTCGCTAACAACATTCAAAggcgacaggtggcgctgaacAAGATGTTGACCATGGTCGCCATCGTCTTCATTGTCACCTACATACCTCACGTGGCCTGTCAGTTAAGTTTTTGGTTTGTAGTGGATCGGTTTTCGGACTCTTATGTCACAGACCAGTTCATGGCAGTCATATCCATCACAAGTGTAGTGTATCAAGTGAACGGCTGTCTGAACATCTTCATCTACTATCATCGGTCTTCTCGGTTTCGTGAAGAATCACACAGCCTGTTACGGTGTTTGACAAGCCATCCTAGTGACGTCACTAAAGTTGAACGTTAG